From Deferrisoma camini S3R1, the proteins below share one genomic window:
- the topA gene encoding type I DNA topoisomerase translates to MGKALLIVESPAKARTLKGYLGKDFQVEASVGHIKDLPKSELGVDVDNGFAPRYSVIRGKGKVVQRLKQAAKAADVVYLAPDPDREGEAIAWHIAEEIRPKRGEKPIYRVMIHEITKKGVRKALAEPGRLDPNRYNAQQARRILDRLVGYQISPILWEKVRRGLSAGRVQSVALRLVVEREREIQAFVPEEYWNLEALLEGSVPPSFKAKLRKAEGKTIRVRTVDEAEAIRARLAAETFRLARIEKKERRRGPAPPFITSTLQREAFRKLRFSARKTMTLAQRLYEGVDVAGEPVGLITYMRTDSTRLSDDAVAACRDHIRATYGPEYLPPKPVVYRTKKGAQDAHEAIRPTSMDYTPEKVRPFLEPDMFRLYKLVWDRFVACQMVPARFDETVFTIEAGPYEFRAAGEVMRFAGFMAVYVEGTDDEPADAESAEGKLPALAEGEVLRCLKLDAQQKFTQPPPRFTESTLVKELEDKGIGRPSTYAQILSTLRDRGYVEMKERRFVPTDLGILVNDLLVANFPQVMDVGFTAQMEAELDHVEEGKRDWRELLKNFYAPFARSLERAREQMEDVKARQEPTDIACDKCGKPMVIRWGRNGFFLACSAYPECRNTKEFERLADGTIRVVEGEPTGESCPECGADLVIRRGRFGRFVACTKYPTCKYTAPVGTGVACPQEGCDGELVEKRSKRGRTFYSCNRYPQCDYALWDRPIPRECPDCGHPFLVEKTGRGGATVRCPRRGCGYRETGD, encoded by the coding sequence ATGGGAAAAGCACTGCTGATCGTGGAGAGCCCGGCCAAGGCCCGGACCCTCAAGGGCTACCTGGGCAAGGACTTCCAGGTCGAGGCCAGCGTCGGGCACATCAAGGACCTGCCCAAGAGCGAGCTGGGCGTGGACGTGGACAACGGGTTCGCCCCGCGCTACAGCGTGATCCGGGGCAAGGGCAAGGTGGTCCAGCGCCTCAAGCAGGCCGCCAAGGCCGCGGACGTGGTCTACCTGGCCCCGGACCCGGACCGCGAGGGCGAGGCCATCGCCTGGCACATCGCCGAGGAGATCCGGCCCAAGCGGGGCGAGAAGCCGATCTACCGGGTGATGATCCACGAGATCACCAAGAAGGGGGTACGCAAGGCCCTGGCCGAGCCGGGACGGCTCGACCCCAACCGGTACAACGCGCAGCAGGCCCGCCGGATCCTGGACCGGCTCGTGGGCTACCAGATCAGCCCCATCCTGTGGGAGAAGGTGCGGCGGGGCCTTTCGGCCGGCCGGGTCCAGTCGGTGGCCCTGCGGCTTGTGGTGGAGCGGGAGCGGGAGATCCAGGCCTTCGTCCCGGAGGAGTACTGGAACCTCGAGGCCCTGCTGGAGGGCTCGGTTCCCCCCTCGTTCAAGGCCAAGCTCCGCAAGGCCGAGGGCAAGACCATCCGGGTGCGCACCGTCGACGAGGCCGAGGCGATCCGCGCCCGGCTCGCGGCGGAGACGTTCCGCCTGGCCCGGATCGAGAAGAAGGAGAGGCGCCGGGGGCCGGCCCCGCCGTTCATCACCTCGACCCTGCAGCGCGAGGCGTTCCGCAAGCTGCGGTTCTCGGCCCGCAAGACCATGACCCTGGCCCAGCGGCTCTACGAGGGCGTGGACGTGGCCGGCGAGCCCGTGGGCCTGATCACCTACATGCGCACCGACTCGACCCGGCTCTCCGACGACGCCGTGGCCGCCTGCCGTGACCACATCCGGGCGACCTACGGTCCGGAGTATCTGCCCCCCAAGCCGGTGGTTTATCGGACCAAAAAAGGGGCCCAGGACGCCCACGAGGCGATCCGGCCCACGTCCATGGACTACACCCCGGAAAAGGTCCGGCCGTTCCTGGAGCCGGACATGTTCCGGCTGTACAAGCTGGTGTGGGACCGGTTCGTGGCCTGCCAGATGGTGCCGGCCCGGTTCGACGAGACCGTGTTCACCATCGAGGCCGGGCCCTACGAGTTCCGGGCGGCCGGCGAGGTGATGCGGTTCGCCGGGTTCATGGCCGTGTACGTGGAGGGCACCGACGACGAGCCCGCGGACGCCGAGTCGGCCGAGGGCAAGCTGCCGGCCCTGGCCGAGGGCGAGGTGCTCCGGTGCCTCAAGCTGGACGCCCAGCAGAAGTTCACCCAGCCCCCTCCCCGGTTCACCGAGTCCACCCTGGTCAAGGAGCTGGAGGACAAGGGCATCGGCCGGCCGTCCACCTACGCCCAGATCCTCTCGACCCTGAGGGACCGCGGGTACGTGGAGATGAAGGAGCGGCGGTTCGTGCCCACGGACCTGGGCATCCTGGTGAACGACCTGCTCGTGGCCAACTTCCCCCAGGTGATGGACGTGGGGTTCACGGCCCAGATGGAGGCCGAGCTCGACCACGTGGAGGAGGGCAAGCGCGACTGGCGCGAGCTCCTGAAGAACTTCTACGCGCCGTTCGCCCGGAGCCTGGAGCGGGCCAGGGAGCAGATGGAGGACGTCAAGGCCCGCCAGGAGCCCACCGACATCGCCTGCGACAAGTGCGGCAAGCCCATGGTGATCCGGTGGGGCCGCAACGGGTTTTTCCTTGCCTGCTCGGCCTACCCCGAGTGCCGCAACACCAAGGAGTTCGAGCGCCTGGCCGACGGCACCATCCGGGTGGTCGAGGGCGAGCCCACCGGCGAGTCCTGCCCGGAGTGCGGGGCGGACCTGGTGATCCGGCGGGGTCGGTTCGGCCGGTTCGTGGCGTGCACCAAGTACCCCACCTGCAAGTACACCGCGCCGGTGGGCACCGGGGTGGCCTGCCCCCAGGAGGGGTGCGACGGCGAGCTGGTGGAGAAGCGCAGCAAGCGGGGCCGCACGTTCTACTCCTGCAACCGTTACCCCCAGTGCGACTACGCCCTGTGGGACCGGCCGATCCCCCGGGAGTGCCCGGACTGCGGCCATCCGTTCCTGGTGGAGAAGACGGGCCGGGGCGGGGCCACGGTGCGGTGCCCCCGACGGGGCTGCGGATACCGGGAGACCGGGGACTGA
- a CDS encoding DUF494 family protein: protein MRGRLFDVVAYITRRYGTARAAGRDPKEMRDELLDMGFEEDDVERALAWLRRLRERGGAPPALEEQRTAVRVPAAEEALRVSPAAWGLLLRLERAGVVDPALRELVLERALSLDLPEVGPEELRVLVGLVLLSRPGADEALVQAVLEDRVDEVRH from the coding sequence ATGCGAGGAAGACTGTTCGACGTGGTTGCCTACATCACCCGCCGGTACGGCACGGCCCGGGCGGCCGGCCGCGATCCGAAGGAGATGCGCGACGAGCTCCTGGACATGGGGTTCGAGGAGGACGACGTGGAGCGCGCCCTGGCGTGGCTCCGGCGCCTGCGGGAGCGGGGCGGCGCGCCCCCGGCCCTGGAGGAGCAAAGGACCGCGGTGCGGGTGCCCGCGGCCGAGGAGGCCCTGCGGGTCTCGCCCGCGGCCTGGGGGCTGCTCCTCCGGCTCGAACGGGCCGGCGTGGTGGACCCCGCCCTGCGCGAGCTCGTCCTGGAGCGGGCCCTGAGCCTCGATCTGCCCGAGGTGGGCCCGGAGGAGCTCCGGGTGCTCGTGGGGCTCGTGCTGCTGAGCCGTCCGGGGGCGGACGAGGCCCTGGTGCAGGCGGTGCTCGAGGACCGGGTCGACGAAGTGCGGCACTGA
- the dprA gene encoding DNA-processing protein DprA, whose protein sequence is MDRTWNEDRAVEALVLRSAQGVGDRAFRLLVDAFGSPGAVLAAKPAELAERCAATPRLIESLARARRHRAWAEAQVAWARRIGVGVWVYGAPGYPIRLRQIPNPPSVLFAAGPLDPDERPAVAVVGSRRASEHGRRFARRLGRELAEAGVVVVSGMARGIDSAAHWGALEAGGTTVAVFGWGLDHVPRGWARDLAARIRQQGVCISEFPLGVEARPAHFPRRNRVISALSLGVVVVEAAPGSGSLITASLALEQGREVFAVPGVPGMPNTRGTHELIRQGARLVEGVDDILAELGPAVRPAREGGAPGGGQEPPPRLRPLWQALGPEPEHVDAILARAGWSASEGAAGLMELALAGLAEEWPGRRYCRAGGRKGT, encoded by the coding sequence ATGGATCGAACCTGGAACGAAGACCGGGCCGTGGAGGCCCTGGTCCTCCGGAGCGCCCAGGGGGTGGGCGACCGGGCCTTCCGGCTTCTGGTGGACGCGTTCGGGAGCCCGGGCGCCGTGCTGGCGGCGAAGCCGGCAGAGCTCGCCGAGCGGTGCGCCGCGACCCCCCGGCTGATCGAGAGCCTCGCCCGGGCCCGCCGGCACCGCGCGTGGGCCGAGGCCCAGGTCGCCTGGGCCCGGAGGATCGGGGTGGGGGTGTGGGTGTACGGGGCCCCTGGCTATCCCATCCGCCTGAGGCAGATCCCGAATCCCCCCTCGGTTCTGTTCGCGGCCGGACCCCTCGATCCGGACGAGCGTCCGGCCGTGGCGGTGGTCGGAAGCCGCCGGGCCAGCGAGCACGGTCGGCGGTTCGCCCGTCGGCTCGGCCGGGAGCTGGCCGAGGCCGGGGTGGTCGTGGTGAGCGGCATGGCCCGGGGCATCGACAGCGCGGCCCACTGGGGCGCCCTGGAGGCCGGCGGGACCACGGTGGCCGTGTTCGGGTGGGGGCTCGATCACGTGCCCCGGGGATGGGCCCGGGACCTGGCCGCCCGGATCCGGCAGCAGGGGGTGTGCATCAGCGAGTTCCCCCTGGGGGTGGAGGCCCGGCCGGCCCACTTCCCCCGCCGGAACCGGGTGATCAGCGCCCTGAGCCTGGGGGTGGTGGTCGTGGAGGCGGCCCCGGGGAGCGGGTCGCTGATCACGGCGTCCCTGGCCCTGGAGCAGGGTCGCGAGGTGTTCGCGGTGCCGGGGGTTCCGGGCATGCCCAACACCCGGGGCACCCACGAGCTGATCCGGCAGGGGGCCCGGCTGGTGGAGGGGGTGGACGACATCCTGGCCGAGCTCGGACCGGCCGTGCGCCCCGCCCGCGAGGGGGGAGCGCCCGGGGGCGGGCAGGAGCCGCCGCCCCGGCTTCGCCCCCTGTGGCAGGCCCTGGGCCCCGAGCCCGAGCACGTGGACGCGATCCTGGCCCGGGCCGGCTGGTCGGCCTCGGAGGGGGCCGCGGGCCTCATGGAGCTGGCGCTGGCGGGCCTCGCCGAGGAGTGGCCGGGCCGGCGCTACTGCCGGGCCGGCGGGCGAAAAGGGACGTAA
- the priA gene encoding replication restart helicase PriA — MDRFARVAVHRPLFRLLHYRVPEHLLDEARPGVRCVVPLGRSRVDGFVVALDPEAEVGGVRDLLEVLDPDPVLPPDLVELGLWMARYYQHYPGETLARMLPPRLRARARPVYRAAGSEPAVGGEARRLWEQACRPEGLRADRLGPAQARLVAELVSTGALVRGWAVEVGEAPAEVWFGLAAGAPPPSQVARRAPRMAEALSCLAEGPLPRWALRQRGVGAEVLGRLVAKGWVARFDRTQTPGSAGTWAVAQGSERPVPTSEQADALVRVREALDERAFRPIVLQGVTGSGKTEVYLRAAEETLARGRGVLFLVPEIGLTPQFLGRVCARFADRVAVLHSGLGEGERALQWERLRRGEVAMALGARSAVFAPLADLGLVVVDEEHEPAYKQEEGLRYHAKHVALYRARQAGAVAILGSATPDVESLWLCRTNRYTLCRLPRRVGAAGPPRIRVVDLRQEDRRRGRRTLISEPLAGAVEGALARREQALLFLNRRGFSPALVCGACGEALRCSRCAVGLTFHRRPGGGVLLCHYCGARRPVPAACPACEAPGLSPVGAGTQRLLEAVRARWPEARVARFDRDVVRRDGGRSVLVAFERGEVDVLVGTQMLAKGHHFPRLTVVGVVDADLGLHFPDFRASERTFQLLVQVAGRAGREDRPGVAYVQTRSPEHPVFRAVQTGDHDAFAQAELEARREAGYPPFRRLALALVSGKDREAAERGAAGLARRASAEGRRWEVEVLGPAPAPLEQLRGRWRFQVLLRAPASDPRPLTALLGRLRALGAMDPLGDVRVSLDMDPVSML; from the coding sequence ATGGACCGGTTCGCCCGGGTGGCCGTGCACCGGCCGTTGTTTCGGCTGCTCCACTACCGGGTGCCGGAACACCTCCTGGACGAGGCCCGGCCCGGGGTGCGGTGCGTCGTGCCCCTGGGCCGGAGCCGGGTGGACGGGTTCGTGGTGGCCCTCGATCCCGAAGCCGAGGTCGGAGGGGTCCGGGACCTGTTGGAGGTGCTCGATCCCGACCCGGTCCTCCCGCCCGATCTGGTGGAGCTGGGGCTGTGGATGGCGCGGTACTACCAGCACTACCCGGGCGAGACCCTGGCCCGGATGCTTCCCCCGAGGCTCCGGGCCCGGGCCCGGCCCGTGTACCGGGCCGCCGGTTCGGAGCCGGCCGTGGGGGGGGAGGCCCGGCGGTTGTGGGAACAGGCGTGCCGCCCCGAGGGTCTCCGGGCCGATCGGCTGGGCCCCGCCCAGGCCCGGTTGGTGGCCGAGTTGGTCTCCACGGGGGCCCTGGTTCGGGGGTGGGCCGTGGAGGTGGGCGAGGCGCCGGCCGAGGTCTGGTTCGGCCTGGCGGCCGGTGCGCCGCCTCCGTCGCAGGTGGCCCGGCGGGCCCCGCGCATGGCCGAGGCCCTGTCGTGCCTGGCCGAGGGGCCGCTGCCGCGCTGGGCCCTGCGGCAGCGGGGGGTGGGGGCGGAGGTGCTGGGCCGGCTCGTGGCCAAGGGGTGGGTGGCCCGGTTCGACCGCACCCAGACGCCGGGGTCCGCCGGGACCTGGGCCGTGGCCCAGGGATCCGAGCGGCCGGTACCCACGTCCGAGCAGGCCGACGCCCTGGTTCGGGTGAGGGAGGCCCTTGACGAGCGGGCGTTCCGGCCCATCGTTCTCCAGGGGGTCACGGGCAGCGGCAAGACCGAGGTGTACCTGCGGGCGGCCGAGGAGACCCTGGCCCGGGGCCGGGGCGTGTTGTTTCTGGTGCCCGAGATCGGGCTGACCCCCCAGTTCCTCGGCCGGGTGTGCGCCCGGTTCGCCGACCGGGTGGCCGTGCTCCACAGCGGGCTGGGCGAGGGGGAGCGGGCCCTGCAGTGGGAGCGGCTTCGGCGGGGCGAGGTGGCCATGGCGCTGGGCGCCCGGTCGGCCGTGTTCGCACCCCTGGCCGACCTGGGGCTCGTGGTGGTGGACGAGGAGCACGAGCCGGCCTACAAGCAGGAGGAGGGGCTGCGCTACCACGCCAAGCACGTGGCTCTCTACCGGGCCCGGCAGGCCGGGGCCGTGGCGATCCTGGGCTCGGCCACGCCCGACGTGGAGAGCTTGTGGCTGTGCCGCACCAACCGCTACACCCTGTGCCGGCTGCCCCGGCGAGTCGGTGCCGCCGGGCCTCCCCGGATCCGGGTGGTGGACCTGCGCCAGGAGGACCGTCGGCGGGGTCGGAGGACCCTGATCTCCGAGCCCCTGGCCGGGGCCGTGGAGGGGGCCCTGGCCCGGAGGGAGCAGGCCCTCCTGTTTCTGAACCGCCGGGGGTTCAGCCCCGCCCTGGTGTGTGGGGCATGCGGCGAGGCGCTGCGGTGTTCCCGGTGCGCCGTGGGGCTCACGTTCCACCGCCGGCCGGGCGGGGGAGTCCTGCTGTGCCACTACTGCGGGGCCCGCCGGCCCGTGCCGGCGGCGTGCCCGGCGTGCGAGGCCCCGGGCCTCTCGCCGGTGGGCGCCGGAACCCAGCGGCTGCTGGAGGCGGTGCGGGCCCGCTGGCCCGAGGCCAGGGTGGCGCGGTTCGACCGGGACGTGGTGCGCCGCGACGGCGGCCGGTCGGTGCTCGTGGCGTTCGAACGGGGGGAGGTGGACGTGCTGGTCGGCACCCAGATGCTGGCCAAGGGGCACCATTTCCCCCGGCTCACCGTGGTCGGCGTGGTGGACGCGGACCTGGGGCTCCACTTCCCCGACTTCCGGGCCTCGGAGCGCACGTTCCAGCTCCTGGTCCAGGTGGCCGGGCGCGCCGGCCGGGAGGACCGGCCGGGGGTGGCCTACGTGCAGACCCGCAGTCCCGAGCACCCGGTGTTCCGGGCCGTGCAGACGGGGGACCACGACGCGTTTGCGCAGGCCGAGCTGGAGGCCCGGCGGGAGGCCGGGTACCCACCGTTTCGCCGCCTGGCCCTGGCGCTGGTGTCCGGCAAGGACCGGGAGGCGGCCGAGCGGGGCGCGGCAGGGCTGGCACGTCGGGCCTCGGCCGAGGGACGGCGCTGGGAGGTGGAGGTGCTGGGGCCCGCCCCGGCCCCGTTGGAGCAGCTGCGGGGTCGGTGGCGGTTCCAGGTGCTTCTGCGGGCCCCGGCCTCCGATCCCCGGCCGCTCACCGCGCTGTTGGGGCGGCTCCGGGCCCTCGGGGCCATGGACCCGCTCGGGGACGTGCGGGTGAGCCTCGACATGGACCCGGTGTCCATGCTGTGA
- the dksA gene encoding RNA polymerase-binding protein DksA: MDAEKLEFFRNLLQDRLDALLGEARATMNELIEGEEPFADPADRATAESDRAFQLRIRDRERKLIAKIQEALHRIEEGTYGICETCGDEIDERRLRARPVTTQCIDCKSEAEQREKAGM; encoded by the coding sequence ATGGACGCCGAGAAACTGGAGTTCTTCCGAAATCTCTTGCAGGACCGGCTCGATGCCCTCCTCGGGGAGGCCCGGGCCACCATGAACGAACTGATCGAGGGGGAGGAGCCGTTCGCGGACCCGGCGGATCGGGCCACGGCCGAGTCGGATCGGGCGTTCCAGCTGCGCATCCGGGACCGGGAGCGCAAGCTGATCGCCAAGATCCAGGAGGCCCTCCACCGAATCGAGGAGGGCACCTACGGGATCTGCGAGACCTGCGGCGACGAGATCGACGAGCGCCGGCTTCGGGCCCGTCCGGTGACCACCCAGTGCATCGACTGCAAGAGCGAGGCCGAGCAGCGCGAGAAGGCAGGGATGTGA